The following proteins come from a genomic window of Brevibacillus antibioticus:
- a CDS encoding PTS sugar transporter subunit IIB has product MNILLCCAAGMSTSLLVQKMEEAAREKGLDAKIWAVSADDVKNHIDQAAVLLLGPQVRYKLTEMKKEGASRGVPVDVISTVDYGTLNGKNVLEFALRLKQ; this is encoded by the coding sequence ATGAATATTTTATTGTGTTGTGCAGCGGGTATGTCGACAAGCTTGCTGGTTCAAAAAATGGAGGAGGCTGCCAGAGAAAAAGGGTTGGACGCTAAGATATGGGCAGTTTCCGCAGATGATGTCAAAAATCATATCGATCAAGCAGCGGTGCTCTTGTTGGGGCCACAAGTTCGTTACAAGCTGACAGAGATGAAAAAAGAAGGGGCATCCAGAGGAGTTCCTGTAGATGTAATCAGCACGGTTGATTACGGAACCTTGAACGGGAAAAACGTGCTTGAGTTTGCACTTCGTCTAAAACAGTAG
- a CDS encoding PTS lactose/cellobiose transporter subunit IIA, with amino-acid sequence MDHTDVIFQLILHGGNARSLAMEAIALAKNRDLSGAEDALKRAGEELGRAHQNQTELIQKEISGEKTEISMLLIHAQDHLMNAITVKDLASEFVELYSQIHAGKEAGV; translated from the coding sequence TTGGACCATACAGACGTTATTTTTCAACTAATACTTCACGGAGGAAACGCGCGGAGTCTGGCAATGGAAGCGATCGCTCTGGCTAAAAATAGAGACTTGTCAGGCGCAGAGGATGCGTTGAAGCGTGCAGGGGAAGAGCTCGGTCGTGCACACCAAAATCAAACGGAACTTATCCAGAAGGAGATATCGGGCGAAAAGACTGAGATCAGCATGCTCTTGATTCACGCCCAGGATCATTTGATGAACGCAATTACCGTCAAGGATTTGGCTTCGGAGTTTGTAGAGCTGTACAGCCAAATCCATGCAGGCAAGGAGGCAGGAGTATGA
- a CDS encoding sigma-54-dependent transcriptional regulator, translated as MKRLDLIFQTLVDAGPDKKVSASELAEQLGLSRANVSSDLNRLWKEGRIGKEEGRPTLFFAQEGNDSLYLAETSLDRLAKTNKSLITRIEQAKAAVLYPPRGMHCLILGETGVGKSWFAGMIHEFAVDIGRLDKQAPFVIFNCADYANNPQLLISQLFGVKKGAYTGAEMDRKGLVEKADGGILFLDEVHRLPAEGQEIFFTFMDKGIFRRVGETEMERTAHVQIVMATTENPESSLLKTFMRRIPMVIKLPSLVERGLEERFRITMEIFQEEAFRLGREIQISANAVQAFLCYHCPNNIGQLKTDIQLTCASAYAEFISLKKNQLHVSVQDLPHHVKQGLLLVKDYKQELDEIIGTEHNCFVVQPSKEGIWIGRETGDTTDSVYEKIEQKIYELQNLGVSEEELEFDIENYFTTFIKGVHQRVNKGDMARIIDPFIIHLVEEIVRFAEAKLEKILSQKVIFGLALHIQTSKERLAQGKQIVNPQINHVRIKYKKEFAVALECVRMIEEAILMDLPIGEAGYLTMFFVLDDVSMEEERETIGVLVITHGSGGATAMVDVTNRLLVTQYARAIDLPLEEDSMSVLEKALKVAREIGSKAGILLLVDMGSLLGFGEIIEREIGIQVKVIPMVSTPHVIEATRKAMLGHSLEDVYRDVLGMSLYQREEQPKEQVQRHVPALTIVAACLSGEGSALFLKKLLESRLRYDDNVLEFVPLQLIDKAQARSQLRKIKEERKILFVVSNYILDRELRHHSMDDVLNGEAMSDIQKVIDLEEAYLKMQESLGEHLQRVDGQDILADVRMCVGRMEERLNNSLVFDTRIGAYLHICCLVDRLKAGAQSVAYIQKDSFLLENRKLYSLIRHELLPLEDKYEVVISEDDVCFIMNFFIHNKTLA; from the coding sequence GTGAAACGATTAGATTTAATATTCCAGACGTTAGTAGACGCTGGTCCTGATAAAAAAGTAAGCGCTTCAGAGCTGGCTGAGCAGCTTGGTTTGAGTCGAGCGAATGTGAGCAGCGATTTGAACCGTTTGTGGAAGGAAGGACGAATCGGGAAGGAAGAAGGGCGTCCGACGCTGTTTTTTGCCCAGGAAGGAAACGATTCGCTCTATTTGGCGGAGACGTCGCTGGACAGGCTGGCGAAAACCAACAAGAGCCTGATCACACGTATTGAGCAGGCAAAGGCCGCCGTTTTGTATCCGCCGCGAGGGATGCATTGCTTGATTTTGGGGGAAACAGGTGTAGGAAAATCATGGTTCGCTGGGATGATTCACGAGTTTGCCGTTGATATTGGACGCCTAGACAAGCAAGCTCCTTTCGTGATTTTTAACTGTGCCGATTATGCCAACAACCCGCAGCTCTTAATCAGTCAATTGTTCGGAGTCAAAAAAGGGGCGTACACCGGAGCGGAGATGGACCGCAAAGGACTCGTGGAAAAGGCAGACGGCGGTATTCTTTTTCTCGATGAAGTACATCGGCTGCCGGCGGAAGGACAGGAAATCTTTTTTACGTTTATGGATAAGGGCATATTCCGCCGCGTAGGGGAAACAGAGATGGAGCGGACGGCTCACGTCCAGATCGTCATGGCCACGACAGAAAATCCGGAGTCGAGTCTCTTAAAAACATTCATGAGGCGCATTCCGATGGTCATCAAGCTGCCATCTTTGGTTGAGCGTGGTTTGGAAGAGCGTTTTCGTATTACGATGGAAATTTTTCAAGAAGAAGCTTTTCGGTTAGGGAGAGAGATTCAGATATCGGCCAATGCTGTACAGGCATTTTTGTGCTATCACTGCCCGAATAACATTGGGCAGTTAAAAACGGATATTCAGCTCACTTGCGCCAGTGCCTATGCCGAATTTATTTCGTTAAAAAAGAATCAGCTGCACGTATCGGTTCAGGACCTGCCACATCATGTCAAGCAAGGGCTGCTTTTGGTGAAGGACTACAAGCAGGAGCTAGATGAAATCATTGGAACGGAGCACAATTGCTTTGTCGTGCAGCCATCAAAAGAGGGCATCTGGATCGGACGAGAAACAGGGGATACGACGGACAGTGTCTATGAAAAAATCGAGCAAAAAATATATGAGCTGCAAAACCTCGGTGTGAGTGAAGAAGAATTGGAGTTTGACATCGAGAATTATTTTACGACCTTTATCAAAGGTGTTCATCAACGCGTGAATAAGGGCGACATGGCCCGGATTATCGACCCGTTTATCATTCACCTCGTGGAAGAGATCGTTCGCTTTGCAGAGGCCAAGCTGGAGAAGATTTTGAGCCAGAAGGTGATCTTTGGTCTCGCGCTGCATATTCAGACGTCGAAGGAGCGCCTCGCACAAGGTAAGCAGATCGTCAATCCGCAAATCAACCATGTGCGAATCAAATACAAGAAAGAGTTTGCTGTGGCGCTAGAGTGCGTGCGCATGATAGAAGAAGCGATACTCATGGATCTGCCGATTGGTGAGGCTGGATATTTGACCATGTTTTTCGTGCTTGACGATGTCAGCATGGAGGAAGAACGGGAAACAATCGGGGTGCTCGTGATTACGCACGGTAGCGGCGGTGCGACAGCGATGGTCGATGTGACGAACCGATTGCTGGTCACACAATATGCGAGAGCCATCGATTTGCCGCTCGAAGAAGATTCCATGAGTGTTTTGGAAAAAGCACTGAAAGTAGCCAGAGAGATCGGGAGCAAGGCTGGAATACTGTTGCTCGTAGATATGGGGTCGCTGCTCGGCTTTGGCGAAATTATTGAGCGGGAGATCGGCATTCAGGTCAAGGTCATTCCGATGGTCAGCACGCCGCATGTGATTGAAGCCACTCGAAAGGCTATGCTCGGTCATTCACTGGAGGATGTTTACCGGGATGTCTTGGGCATGTCGCTCTACCAGCGGGAGGAGCAGCCGAAGGAGCAGGTGCAAAGGCATGTTCCGGCTCTGACGATCGTCGCAGCCTGCCTGTCTGGGGAAGGCAGTGCCTTGTTTTTGAAAAAGCTGCTGGAATCGAGGCTCAGGTACGATGATAACGTGCTGGAATTTGTACCGCTGCAACTGATCGATAAGGCACAAGCCCGCAGTCAGCTTCGAAAAATCAAGGAGGAGAGGAAAATTCTCTTCGTGGTGAGCAATTACATTCTCGACCGCGAGTTGCGCCACCATAGCATGGACGATGTTTTGAACGGAGAGGCGATGTCTGATATCCAGAAAGTGATCGATCTGGAAGAGGCCTATCTGAAGATGCAAGAATCGCTTGGGGAGCACCTGCAAAGGGTAGACGGACAAGATATTCTCGCTGACGTGAGGATGTGTGTCGGTCGTATGGAGGAGCGCCTGAACAATTCTTTGGTTTTTGACACGCGAATTGGGGCCTACTTGCACATCTGCTGCCTGGTAGATCGTTTGAAAGCTGGGGCGCAATCCGTAGCGTACATTCAAAAAGACAGTTTTTTGCTGGAGAATCGCAAGCTGTACAGCTTAATCCGACATGAATTGTTGCCGCTGGAAGACAAGTATGAGGTAGTGATTAGCGAAGACGACGTTTGTTTTATCATGAATTTCTTCATACACAATAAAACACTGGCGTAA
- the chbG gene encoding chitin disaccharide deacetylase: MKLIVNADDFGYSKGVNLGIVEAHREGVVTSATLMVNMEGFEHAVGLAKEHPTLGVGIHLVLTCGSPVSQDVPSLTDGEGRFQRGQAHLISAAPEEIELELRAQLERFVASGIKLTHIDSHHHVHAHPAVLPIVLKLAEEYRVPVRYPWMSGTQEQRDQSSVPTTEGFSHHFYGDDLTVQSFVRIIEDMADYPVVEIMTHPAYLDEAVLTGSSYAKQRTTELKILTAAELKQYIRDQKIQLVTFSELG, translated from the coding sequence ATGAAATTGATTGTGAATGCAGACGATTTTGGGTATTCCAAAGGCGTCAATCTGGGAATCGTCGAAGCACATCGGGAAGGAGTCGTTACTTCTGCGACCTTGATGGTCAATATGGAGGGGTTCGAGCACGCTGTAGGGTTGGCCAAGGAACATCCAACGCTAGGAGTAGGCATTCATCTGGTACTCACATGCGGATCGCCAGTCAGTCAGGACGTACCATCACTAACGGATGGAGAGGGGCGCTTTCAACGCGGGCAAGCTCATTTGATTTCTGCTGCACCGGAGGAGATCGAGCTGGAGCTGCGGGCTCAATTGGAGAGGTTCGTGGCGTCGGGGATCAAGCTGACGCATATCGACAGCCATCACCATGTACATGCACATCCAGCCGTTTTGCCGATTGTTCTGAAGCTGGCAGAGGAATATAGAGTGCCCGTTCGCTATCCGTGGATGTCCGGGACACAGGAGCAGCGAGACCAGTCGAGTGTTCCTACGACAGAAGGCTTTTCTCATCATTTTTATGGAGACGACCTCACCGTACAATCCTTCGTCAGGATCATAGAGGATATGGCAGATTATCCTGTGGTTGAGATCATGACGCACCCTGCTTATTTGGACGAAGCGGTACTGACAGGCAGTTCATACGCAAAGCAACGAACCACAGAATTGAAAATCTTAACAGCAGCAGAGTTAAAACAGTACATTCGCGATCAAAAAATACAGCTCGTGACTTTTAGCGAACTTGGATAG
- the celB gene encoding PTS cellobiose transporter subunit IIC — translation MRMGGFVSFMENRMMPIAGKMAEQKHLQAIRDGIILTLPLLIIGSLFLIIGFIPIPGYDEFMSGVFGEKWRTKLLYPVGATFDIMGLIVSFGVAYRLAEKYKVDPLSAGAISVASFLLATPYKVMFTPEGASAAQEIGGVIPVTLMGSQGLFVAMILAILSTEIYRKIIQMKIVISMPPGVPPAVSRSFVALIPAGAVLVVVWLIRILLENTSFESIHNIVKDLLVGPLSVVGSSLIGAIICVLLIHILWAVGLHGAAIVGGIMSPIWLTLMDQNRAAFQASPNGELPNVVTTQFFDMWIYAGGSGATLALVVLMVFMARSKQMKNIGRLSLGPGLFNINEPVIFGMPIVMNPLLIIPFVFTPVILVIISYFAMSLGWVAKPSGVAVPWTTPLFFSGYLATGGKVSGMVLQAVNFLISLAIYYPFFRLWDKQKVSEEKAGTASDTAVTM, via the coding sequence ATGCGTATGGGCGGATTTGTTTCATTTATGGAAAACCGCATGATGCCGATAGCAGGAAAAATGGCGGAACAAAAGCATCTGCAGGCTATTCGTGACGGAATTATCCTTACTTTGCCTTTGTTGATCATTGGTTCACTGTTCCTCATCATTGGCTTCATACCAATACCTGGTTATGACGAATTCATGAGCGGAGTTTTCGGCGAAAAATGGCGGACAAAGCTACTGTATCCGGTAGGAGCTACCTTTGACATCATGGGATTGATTGTCAGCTTTGGCGTCGCCTACCGACTAGCAGAGAAATACAAGGTCGATCCACTGTCGGCTGGAGCGATTTCTGTTGCTTCCTTCTTGCTCGCTACTCCGTATAAAGTCATGTTCACCCCTGAGGGAGCGAGTGCAGCCCAAGAGATAGGCGGAGTCATCCCGGTTACGCTGATGGGCAGTCAGGGACTTTTTGTAGCCATGATATTGGCGATCTTATCAACGGAGATTTATCGTAAAATCATCCAAATGAAAATCGTCATTTCCATGCCACCCGGAGTTCCCCCTGCCGTTTCCCGCTCTTTTGTGGCATTAATCCCTGCGGGTGCTGTGCTTGTCGTTGTCTGGCTGATTCGAATTCTTTTGGAAAACACCTCCTTTGAGAGTATTCATAATATTGTAAAAGATTTGCTTGTTGGACCATTGAGTGTGGTCGGCAGCAGCTTGATTGGCGCCATTATCTGCGTATTGCTTATTCATATACTCTGGGCTGTTGGTTTGCATGGTGCGGCGATAGTCGGTGGCATAATGAGTCCCATCTGGCTGACACTGATGGACCAGAATAGAGCGGCGTTTCAGGCAAGTCCGAACGGTGAATTGCCGAACGTCGTTACCACGCAATTTTTTGACATGTGGATCTATGCAGGGGGATCAGGTGCCACTTTGGCTCTCGTTGTCCTGATGGTATTCATGGCACGAAGCAAACAAATGAAAAACATCGGCAGACTCTCGCTCGGACCTGGTTTGTTTAACATCAATGAACCGGTCATCTTCGGAATGCCGATCGTCATGAACCCGCTCCTGATTATTCCGTTTGTGTTTACCCCTGTCATATTGGTTATTATCAGCTATTTTGCGATGTCTCTCGGATGGGTAGCAAAGCCAAGCGGAGTAGCCGTTCCGTGGACGACACCACTATTTTTCAGCGGGTATTTGGCTACAGGCGGAAAAGTATCGGGGATGGTTCTTCAAGCGGTGAACTTCCTCATCTCACTCGCGATCTACTATCCGTTCTTCCGCTTGTGGGATAAACAAAAGGTAAGTGAAGAAAAAGCTGGTACTGCTTCCGATACAGCTGTGACTATGTAA